In Niallia sp. FSL W8-0635, one genomic interval encodes:
- a CDS encoding response regulator → MIKLLIVDDEQVEREGMEAIIKKGFPDTKVMQAKNGKMAIELAETFRPDLILMDIKMPGLNGLEAIERITASNSMIRFIMVTAFDTFEYMRQAIKLGVKDYILKPSRASEIITTVGKVVQQIKEEHRASIFRKYQEEAFLKALSLVETDVVTQLLFDHVHEVHVDMLVEMLETPSTQEMFVMLVLMPAGEESLYSIIKEKIRETKSCWIGALYGSHLPIIVFRDEKMSYRSQATALAQQVLSIVKSKQKADCFIGIGNVSSSLDKVRQSYHEALFATMDISLSAKYRFYSEEAASSSETLSGRLIEHRKKEFADQIRMGQWENVRKYILYVLQHYERESADVLHTQQRILEILWIVSRVMEEMGMETDPPLYANKPLSYRELQVETTRLLDEMVHSFRQRTDRLEADAIHQLKQYILSHSQEDISLDSLAKKVGLSPIYISKIFKEKQGINYIDFLTECRIEKAKELIRDTDKSIKEITFEVGYHDPNYFSKVFKKLCNMSPKEYRKLFLVNKTS, encoded by the coding sequence ATGATAAAGCTCCTTATTGTAGATGATGAACAAGTAGAGAGAGAAGGAATGGAGGCAATCATAAAAAAAGGCTTTCCGGATACAAAGGTAATGCAAGCGAAAAATGGGAAAATGGCAATCGAATTAGCAGAAACATTTCGACCTGATTTAATTTTAATGGATATTAAAATGCCTGGTCTCAACGGTTTAGAAGCAATTGAAAGGATTACTGCAAGTAATTCAATGATTCGATTTATTATGGTAACTGCCTTTGATACGTTTGAATACATGCGTCAAGCCATTAAGCTAGGCGTGAAGGATTATATTCTTAAGCCGAGTCGAGCAAGTGAAATAATCACAACGGTTGGCAAGGTTGTTCAGCAAATTAAAGAGGAGCATAGAGCATCTATTTTCAGAAAGTATCAAGAAGAAGCATTTTTGAAAGCGCTATCTCTAGTGGAGACAGATGTGGTGACACAATTATTATTTGATCATGTCCACGAAGTGCATGTTGATATGCTTGTTGAAATGTTAGAGACACCATCTACGCAAGAAATGTTTGTTATGCTAGTGCTAATGCCAGCAGGAGAAGAGTCCCTTTATTCAATCATAAAAGAGAAAATCAGAGAAACGAAAAGCTGTTGGATAGGTGCCCTTTATGGCAGTCATCTCCCTATTATTGTGTTTCGAGACGAAAAGATGTCTTATCGTTCTCAGGCAACTGCTTTAGCTCAACAAGTTCTTTCCATTGTTAAAAGTAAGCAGAAAGCAGATTGTTTTATTGGAATTGGAAATGTTTCCTCCTCCTTAGACAAGGTTCGACAATCATACCACGAAGCTCTTTTTGCAACGATGGATATTTCATTATCAGCAAAATATCGTTTTTATTCAGAAGAAGCAGCCTCCTCCAGTGAGACTTTGAGTGGAAGACTAATAGAGCACCGGAAAAAGGAATTTGCTGACCAAATTCGAATGGGACAGTGGGAAAATGTCCGAAAATATATTTTATATGTTTTGCAGCACTATGAGAGAGAATCAGCAGATGTATTGCATACACAGCAACGAATATTAGAAATTCTTTGGATTGTATCGCGGGTAATGGAGGAGATGGGAATGGAGACAGATCCTCCTTTATATGCAAATAAGCCCTTAAGCTATCGAGAATTACAAGTAGAAACAACTAGATTGCTTGATGAAATGGTTCATTCTTTCAGACAAAGAACAGATAGATTGGAAGCAGATGCGATCCATCAGTTGAAGCAATATATACTTTCCCATTCCCAAGAAGATATATCTTTAGATTCCTTGGCTAAGAAAGTTGGTCTTAGTCCCATCTATATAAGCAAGATTTTTAAAGAAAAACAAGGGATTAACTATATTGATTTCTTAACAGAATGTCGAATTGAAAAGGCGAAGGAATTAATAAGAGATACGGATAAAAGTATAAAAGAAATTACCTTCGAGGTCGGCTACCATGATCCAAATTATTTTAGTAAAGTCTTTAAAAAGCTATGCAATATGTCTCCTAAGGAATATCGGAAGTTATTTTTAGTGAATAAGACATCTTAG
- the xylF gene encoding D-xylose ABC transporter substrate-binding protein: MKRIGEQSLLILMSLCLAGIFSGCYKQQGIEDSHSPSKAASKTIKTEEENKKLKIGFSMDTLKEDRWKRDRDLFRDAVEELGAEVESVAANGDDALQILQAETLISKGVDLLVVVPHNAEAMATIVNKAHSSGIKVLSYDRLIKNAEVDLYISFDNEMVGILQAKAITELVPKGKYVYIGGADTDNNAHLIKRGVFQVLQPFIDRGDITVVYDQWSKNWDPEYAYSNMEEALKANDNKIDAVIAANDATAGSAIKALKKHGLEGKIPVAGQDGDLPAAQRIIQGTQTMTVYKPIKALAEEVAQIAVQMANGEMIPVENKVNNGKIEVPTILLSPVAVTKENMDETIIKDDFHSKEEVYKK, from the coding sequence ATGAAACGGATTGGAGAACAATCATTGTTAATTCTTATGTCGCTATGCTTGGCAGGTATCTTTTCTGGCTGTTATAAGCAACAAGGAATAGAAGACAGTCATTCTCCATCCAAGGCTGCTTCCAAAACAATAAAAACAGAAGAAGAGAATAAAAAGCTGAAAATAGGATTTTCGATGGATACTTTGAAAGAAGATAGATGGAAAAGAGACAGAGATTTATTTAGAGATGCTGTGGAAGAATTAGGTGCAGAAGTAGAAAGTGTTGCTGCGAATGGAGACGATGCACTGCAAATTCTGCAGGCAGAAACGTTAATAAGCAAGGGGGTCGACTTATTAGTAGTAGTCCCACATAATGCAGAAGCGATGGCAACAATTGTGAACAAAGCTCATTCTTCTGGAATAAAGGTTCTCTCGTATGATCGATTAATAAAAAATGCCGAAGTCGATTTATATATTTCCTTTGATAATGAAATGGTTGGAATATTGCAGGCGAAAGCAATTACTGAATTAGTGCCAAAAGGGAAGTATGTATACATTGGGGGAGCAGATACGGATAATAATGCTCATCTTATTAAAAGAGGTGTCTTTCAAGTTTTACAGCCTTTTATCGATAGAGGAGATATAACCGTAGTGTATGATCAATGGTCAAAAAACTGGGATCCAGAATATGCATATAGCAATATGGAAGAGGCTTTAAAAGCAAATGATAATAAAATAGATGCAGTTATTGCAGCAAATGATGCAACAGCTGGAAGTGCCATTAAAGCTCTTAAGAAACATGGACTAGAGGGGAAAATTCCTGTCGCTGGACAAGATGGCGATCTTCCGGCAGCACAACGGATAATCCAAGGCACTCAGACTATGACTGTATACAAGCCAATTAAAGCATTGGCAGAAGAAGTAGCTCAAATAGCTGTTCAAATGGCTAATGGAGAAATGATTCCTGTAGAAAACAAGGTCAATAATGGAAAGATAGAGGTTCCGACTATCTTACTTTCTCCAGTTGCTGTAACAAAAGAAAATATGGATGAAACAATCATAAAAGATGATTTTCATTCAAAAGAAGAAGTGTATAAAAAATGA
- a CDS encoding sensor histidine kinase gives MNSIQKKILLLTTIVLIIMSVIWIALTYYNHKTQQQYNGILQRYLKLNEVTSSSQNVITDLNNYMINPSEENMSKLNQSKKRMEEAKQGVVTLRNVENNFTLTNYVHLIDSFIETTNRLLLFLSENDSEAAAQEFSEVTSISTYISEMALSLVDTELKTYDRFYRGIIKQSGEVMKLGIFLLLLIMCVLFLVTYWFSLTITRPIIKLTQAANELSKGRFDLQVKVETKDEIAFLARTFDRMRKNINMLILEIKHKAQLEHELQQSKILLQESQFKSLQSQISPHFLFNTLNTISKKAYLEGSEETSDLLVSVAGILRYNLKQLDRSVTLREEIMVLKQYMDIQKARFTDRLRFFMEIDECCLDWKIPSLTLQPIIENAVIHAVEPNEDGGTIWTRVIDEKDTVLIEIEDDGIGISKDKIKQLLTEDLQPVENKSKGIGIGFSNVIKRLRLFYGDEDVITIKSEIGSGTKVIIQIKK, from the coding sequence ATGAATAGCATTCAGAAAAAAATCCTCCTGCTCACAACAATTGTCTTGATTATTATGTCCGTCATTTGGATTGCCCTTACTTATTACAATCATAAAACACAGCAACAATACAATGGGATTTTGCAGCGGTATTTAAAGCTAAACGAAGTGACCTCTAGTAGCCAGAATGTCATTACTGATTTAAATAACTACATGATAAATCCATCCGAAGAGAATATGTCAAAGCTTAATCAAAGTAAGAAAAGAATGGAAGAAGCAAAACAAGGTGTCGTTACGCTAAGAAATGTAGAAAACAATTTTACTTTAACAAATTATGTTCATTTAATTGATAGTTTTATCGAAACAACTAATCGACTACTGCTTTTTTTATCAGAAAATGACAGTGAAGCAGCTGCTCAGGAATTTTCTGAAGTAACGAGCATATCAACCTATATTTCAGAGATGGCCTTATCTTTGGTAGATACAGAGTTAAAAACCTATGACCGTTTTTATAGAGGCATTATTAAACAGTCAGGTGAAGTAATGAAACTAGGAATCTTTCTTTTATTATTAATTATGTGTGTATTATTCTTGGTAACGTACTGGTTTTCGCTAACCATTACTAGACCGATAATTAAGTTAACCCAGGCAGCAAATGAATTATCTAAAGGTCGTTTTGATTTGCAGGTGAAAGTAGAGACAAAGGATGAGATTGCCTTTCTAGCGAGAACCTTTGATCGCATGAGAAAGAACATTAATATGCTAATTTTAGAAATAAAGCATAAGGCACAGCTAGAACATGAATTACAGCAGAGCAAAATATTATTGCAAGAAAGTCAGTTTAAAAGCTTGCAAAGTCAAATCAGTCCCCATTTTCTGTTTAACACCTTAAATACAATATCTAAAAAGGCATATTTAGAAGGCTCTGAAGAAACAAGTGATTTATTAGTTAGTGTAGCAGGAATTCTTCGCTACAATTTAAAGCAATTAGACCGGTCAGTGACATTGCGAGAGGAAATAATGGTGTTAAAGCAATATATGGATATACAAAAAGCAAGATTCACAGATAGATTACGTTTTTTTATGGAGATAGATGAGTGCTGTCTAGATTGGAAAATTCCGTCGTTAACTTTACAGCCAATCATTGAAAATGCAGTTATTCATGCAGTGGAACCAAATGAGGACGGTGGAACGATTTGGACCAGAGTAATTGATGAGAAGGATACAGTCCTAATCGAAATAGAAGATGATGGAATTGGAATATCGAAGGATAAAATTAAACAATTGCTTACAGAGGATTTACAGCCAGTTGAAAATAAATCAAAAGGCATTGGAATAGGATTTAGCAATGTAATAAAAAGACTACGACTTTTTTATGGAGATGAAGATGTCATAACGATTAAGAGTGAGATTGGCTCAGGAACTAAGGTAATCATTCAAATAAAAAAATAG
- a CDS encoding sugar ABC transporter substrate-binding protein, whose product MRKTIMVVLLTVIIILCYFTFDSAKNVFRADWKFPSDMVNNQNQQRLVLITQERDTPFWDKVASGAKKQAELEKVSLEVWGSYGNNQEDFLKNIEIAIQSKVDGIIVQGLDNDEFKNLTKIKASFYGIPIITVANDVPIADSLRRTYVGSDQFSAGKMIAEQLVRDMGLKGKVVLMLDSQEEYFQKQRLKGIEEILKQYKGINVVYAKTVDTSKDQIVVATQDILNKEPDTNAFIAINANVLGTLVKEISKRYQIDPYYLYSFDDGPESISLLEAGTLDAMVEQSPKTMGEMSVKLMMEWLNGEKVPLDKNGYLTDITIQKAETTYE is encoded by the coding sequence TTGCGAAAAACGATTATGGTTGTATTATTAACAGTTATTATAATTCTTTGCTATTTTACATTTGATTCAGCAAAAAATGTTTTTCGTGCAGATTGGAAATTCCCATCCGATATGGTTAACAATCAAAACCAGCAACGTCTTGTTTTAATCACACAGGAAAGAGATACTCCTTTTTGGGATAAAGTAGCAAGTGGTGCGAAGAAGCAGGCGGAATTAGAAAAGGTTAGTCTTGAAGTCTGGGGGAGCTACGGCAATAATCAAGAAGATTTTCTGAAAAATATCGAAATAGCGATTCAATCGAAAGTAGATGGCATTATTGTTCAAGGGTTAGATAATGATGAATTTAAGAATTTGACTAAAATAAAAGCCTCTTTTTACGGAATTCCCATTATTACTGTTGCCAATGATGTTCCGATTGCTGACAGTTTGCGGAGAACCTATGTAGGATCCGATCAATTTTCCGCTGGGAAAATGATTGCAGAGCAACTAGTAAGAGATATGGGATTAAAGGGGAAGGTCGTTCTCATGCTTGACTCCCAGGAAGAATATTTTCAAAAACAGCGATTGAAAGGCATAGAGGAGATACTTAAACAATATAAAGGTATTAACGTTGTTTATGCAAAAACGGTTGATACATCGAAAGACCAGATAGTTGTAGCAACACAAGACATTTTAAATAAGGAGCCTGATACGAATGCATTCATTGCCATTAATGCAAATGTCTTAGGTACTTTGGTTAAAGAAATAAGTAAGCGTTATCAAATAGACCCTTATTATTTATATTCCTTTGATGATGGACCAGAATCTATCTCTCTATTAGAAGCAGGGACCTTAGATGCAATGGTGGAGCAATCTCCTAAAACAATGGGAGAAATGAGTGTCAAGCTAATGATGGAATGGTTGAATGGAGAAAAAGTTCCGTTAGATAAAAATGGCTATCTAACAGATATAACGATACAGAAAGCAGAAACTACATATGAATAG